Proteins co-encoded in one Nocardioides sp. genomic window:
- a CDS encoding class III extradiol ring-cleavage dioxygenase: protein MSDPLANGPATSDRMPALYIGHGAPPLLDDPVWSGQLAAWASNLPRPSAILIVSAHWEAAPVMLSASEAPLVYDFGGFAPRYYQMTYETPDSTALATRLTKMLSGLPGGVHQHPTRGLDHGAWVPLKIMYPDASIPVVQMSLPTQDPTALLAIGEMLRPLRDEGVLIIGSGFLTHGLPFLTEWKIDAAVPGWSAEFDAWAGEAMARGDVSTLADYAAQAPGMPYAHPTVEHYTPLFVTLGAAENPEAAGIQVIDGFWMGLSKRSLQVA from the coding sequence ATGTCCGATCCCCTTGCCAACGGCCCGGCCACCTCCGACCGGATGCCGGCGCTCTACATCGGCCACGGGGCACCGCCCCTGCTCGACGACCCCGTCTGGTCCGGCCAGCTCGCGGCGTGGGCATCAAACCTGCCGAGACCCTCGGCGATCCTGATCGTGTCGGCGCACTGGGAAGCCGCGCCGGTGATGCTCAGCGCTTCCGAGGCGCCGCTGGTCTATGACTTCGGCGGCTTCGCGCCTCGCTACTACCAGATGACCTACGAGACCCCCGACTCGACCGCACTGGCAACCCGCCTCACAAAGATGCTCTCCGGCCTGCCCGGCGGCGTGCACCAGCACCCAACGCGCGGTCTGGACCACGGCGCTTGGGTGCCGTTGAAGATCATGTATCCCGATGCCTCGATCCCCGTCGTGCAGATGTCACTCCCGACCCAGGACCCGACCGCCCTGCTCGCGATCGGCGAGATGCTGCGCCCTCTGCGCGACGAAGGCGTGCTCATCATCGGGTCCGGCTTCCTGACCCACGGCCTTCCCTTCCTCACAGAATGGAAGATCGACGCGGCCGTGCCTGGTTGGTCGGCCGAATTCGATGCCTGGGCCGGCGAGGCGATGGCCCGCGGCGACGTCTCGACACTGGCCGACTACGCAGCCCAGGCGCCCGGAATGCCCTACGCCCACCCGACCGTCGAGCACTACACCCCGCTGTTCGTCACTCTCGGCGCAGCCGAGAACCCCGAGGC